The nucleotide window GAGCGAATTAAACAGATTCAGAGGATACACCTTACAGCACAACTCGATAATTTGTGTTTGTTTGACACAGAAAAAGACTCTAATTTTTTGCttttaaaataatacaaaatttatgaaaaaaaaagagaggaaaaattAAGATTAGTTGCTGCAGGATTCGGGTGCCGTCACCTGCGGTGAGATAACCCCACCATACGCCGCGGCGTTACTAGAGTCGTCGCTTTTGGCCGCGACGGTCGCGGCGCAGCTGGCGATGGGGGTGGCGAGGAAGGTGGGCATGCAGTCGCCGGCCATGATGACGACGATGCCCTCCTCGAAGAGGAGCGGGGGCTTGGCGGCGTCGCCCGGGCCGCACGAGGCCTCTCCGTCAGCTTCGCGGTTGTCGGCGTCTTCGACTGAGTCGAGGTAGCCGGAGAACTTCCAGTAGGAGCAGGCGAGGATGAGAAGGGCGAAGGCGATGAGGCCCATCATCGCCGCCAGCCCGCCGAAGAGGTATGGAACCGGCGAGTGCCATGCCGAGTGCGGCACGCTCGATGCCGCGCCCGACGGCGACGTAGCAGCGGCGCCGCGGCTTGTGTTCAACCCGACTCCTGGCCTCATTACGTATCTATACACTCCTTTATGCTTCCtcgttcagagagagagagagagagagagagagagagatgctattGGGAATGAGGAAAGGGCCGAAGGGGGTACTTATACTGATAGtggagcaatatatatatatatatatagtgaaaatGACAAAATCCCAACATATATTCCCCATGATTTCAAATTAGTATCTGCCCTTTTGGTATCAATACTTCTTCACGTGTAGAGATGTAATTGGGTGCTATTAGGTGTGTTCTTATCCACAAAAGGGCCCCACAACTATATATAATATGCATGGCAAATCTTACTCGGGTAGAGTGACAATTGCACTAACTCAAAGCTAATGGAAAACTCTTTGAGCTACAAGAGTGAGGAGGGAGGAATCCATGAGGTAGGAGGACATTTACCAACTCCTCCTTATGATATAATACTTGAGTAGGGAGCACTAAAGAAGTTTCATCTGTATTTCCAGAAGCCACGAGTGACTTCACACCCTTCAATGATTCTGGTTATTTAGGGTTTGGGGGCATTCACATGAGATGAGGTGACAGAAAGGGTGATGGACTCCACTCATGatatcttcaataggtgaaggaaaGAGCAAGCCCATGGTTTTGGTGTTCTAATGCCTCTGGGGATATATAAtatctgcctttttcttctctatttgtgggattatatttttatttcatgttaaGTGATAGTCATTGATATCGATAATTGACGTGTTTCTAACTTTAATCAGAAATTTTCTAACGAGATTCTTTCGACAcataaataaaataatcttacGATAGCTTAGAGGAAAATGAAGAGGATGTTTTCTTCTTTTATACTCGAAGTTTTCTAACCACAAAATAAATATCctctaaacaaaaaaaattattctaattGTTACTTGATTTAGTCGTCAATTGTCGAGTTTGACTGAAAGCAAACATTCATCCTATCATtaagaaaatattaatatatggcataaatactaaaaaataattttataaaaaaaatcttgtaTTATTAAGGATCGAAAAAACCAATGAATTATATTAGGTCTATAATTTCATGGATATACTCAcagtataatttaaaatattaatatgatatgAGACTTTGAAAGTCCTTACTTTCACATTGCAAGATTAAAAGTTGTTAATCGTGATCAGTTTGA belongs to Musa acuminata AAA Group cultivar baxijiao chromosome BXJ1-11, Cavendish_Baxijiao_AAA, whole genome shotgun sequence and includes:
- the LOC103970690 gene encoding protein GLUTAMINE DUMPER 3; translated protein: MRPGVGLNTSRGAAATSPSGAASSVPHSAWHSPVPYLFGGLAAMMGLIAFALLILACSYWKFSGYLDSVEDADNREADGEASCGPGDAAKPPLLFEEGIVVIMAGDCMPTFLATPIASCAATVAAKSDDSSNAAAYGGVISPQVTAPESCSN